The Candidatus Nitrosoglobus terrae genome segment CTTATTATGGCCATTGCGTTTATGACTTATTACGGAACACTGATACTGATTAGGGCTCGCTCAGAAATATTAGAACGGGAACGCAATAATAGCTGGGTCAAGCAAATCCTAAATTCAGATGATACTACTATCTCTATTAATCCTTAAGAGCCATGAATACATTACAAGAATTCATCCATATGGGCGGATACGCTCTTTACGTATGGACAGCCTACGGAATCGCCGCTGTCATCTTGATAGGTAACATTGTACATGCCTTACTTCGACAGCGTCGAATAATCCGTC includes the following:
- the ccmD gene encoding heme exporter protein CcmD, translated to MGGYALYVWTAYGIAAVILIGNIVHALLRQRRIIRQIQQEDKS